A section of the Methanococcus vannielii SB genome encodes:
- a CDS encoding TIGR02556 family CRISPR-associated protein, producing MIDIISNIGKFSRNNHGEKELIDIWQKPEKDFDSILEVDIDTKNNSINVISKEFDKRVFRDSLFYQVGNGHVGSLVKIEKFKDDQKVIEKINKKIESSLKFLSIKTEFVKNISEKVFEKVRIAPSKAYIVSFLKDGKKPIDLFLDKFNNEIEKTYLNKTKFTKECHICGKSEIIYDTAIYNCYTNDKEIYSNTKGFSFGICKECLLNILHGRDYTRDYLSTYWADSEVMILPHNYDNDIDEIFKGENIGSTHSESKLINKLKSAEEEIFEEFGRLNEPVDIVFFEDPKASSEWKIIYHIRGILPSRFKLISDLEKKYSSENHNFRLRDILNILAGGTSSNESKRLLNMIFHGKKYSRSLFFNKVLKSYQKNHFSQKKIPDWRFMANIHSVYNFLVDCNCLNKGWNFKSKNNGGGYEMTVYATIDEFFEKNNEFFDTNQKKAWFLIGNVYSSLIYYSKKYHDSNVSYLEKNFFFGKKYDYKTFIYFTNKCSDLIIKYKSGGALNSGYSLNSLLIMAKEYIGTGKNLPTADEAKYIFFWGMQQRIGKKEKNEDTLTNEGEQ from the coding sequence ATGATAGATATTATTTCAAACATTGGAAAATTTTCAAGAAATAATCATGGTGAAAAAGAACTAATAGATATTTGGCAAAAACCGGAAAAAGATTTTGATTCAATTTTAGAAGTTGATATTGACACAAAAAATAACAGCATCAATGTCATATCTAAAGAATTTGATAAACGTGTTTTTCGGGATTCGTTATTTTATCAAGTTGGAAACGGGCACGTTGGTTCACTCGTTAAAATAGAGAAATTTAAAGATGATCAAAAAGTCATTGAAAAAATTAACAAAAAAATAGAGAGTTCATTGAAGTTTTTAAGCATAAAAACTGAATTTGTGAAAAACATATCCGAAAAAGTTTTTGAAAAAGTAAGAATAGCACCTTCAAAGGCATATATTGTTAGTTTTTTAAAAGATGGAAAAAAACCCATAGATCTTTTTTTAGATAAATTTAACAATGAAATAGAAAAGACGTACTTAAATAAAACTAAATTTACTAAAGAGTGCCACATATGTGGTAAATCTGAAATTATATATGATACAGCCATTTATAATTGTTATACTAACGATAAAGAGATTTATTCAAATACTAAAGGTTTCTCATTTGGTATTTGTAAAGAGTGTCTTTTAAATATACTTCACGGGCGTGATTATACGAGAGATTATCTATCTACATATTGGGCAGATAGTGAAGTAATGATTTTGCCACATAACTACGATAACGATATCGACGAAATTTTTAAGGGCGAAAATATCGGTTCAACACATTCAGAATCAAAACTTATAAACAAACTCAAATCAGCCGAAGAAGAAATATTTGAAGAATTCGGAAGACTTAATGAACCTGTAGATATAGTTTTTTTTGAAGATCCAAAAGCAAGTTCTGAATGGAAAATAATTTACCATATACGAGGAATTTTACCTTCTCGATTTAAATTAATATCTGATTTAGAGAAAAAATATTCTTCAGAAAATCATAATTTTAGACTTAGGGATATTTTGAACATTTTAGCAGGGGGAACTTCTTCAAACGAATCGAAAAGACTTTTAAATATGATATTTCATGGTAAAAAATACAGTAGAAGTCTTTTTTTTAATAAAGTACTTAAAAGCTACCAAAAAAATCATTTTAGTCAGAAAAAAATACCTGACTGGAGGTTTATGGCCAATATTCATTCCGTTTATAATTTTTTGGTAGATTGCAACTGTTTGAATAAAGGTTGGAATTTTAAATCAAAAAATAATGGGGGAGGTTATGAAATGACAGTATATGCTACAATAGACGAATTTTTTGAAAAAAATAATGAATTTTTTGATACAAACCAAAAGAAAGCATGGTTTTTAATTGGAAATGTTTATTCAAGCTTGATTTATTATTCAAAAAAATATCATGATTCGAATGTATCTTACCTTGAAAAAAACTTCTTTTTTGGTAAAAAATATGATTATAAAACATTTATTTACTTTACAAATAAGTGTTCTGACCTAATTATTAAATATAAAAGTGGAGGGGCATTAAATTCAGGATATTCTTTAAATTCACTACTTATAATGGCTAAAGAATATATTGGTACGGGAAAAAATTTACCTACTGCTGATGAAGCCAAATATATATTTTTTTGGGGTATGCAACAACGTATTGGTAAAAAAGAAAAAAATGAAGATACATTAACCAATGAGGGTGAACAATAA
- the cas7b gene encoding type I-B CRISPR-associated protein Cas7/Csh2 codes for MVNSREFLLIWDSTMANPNGDMLNDNKPRQDEATGQLEVSDVRIKRFIRDHWISNGKNVLVQTKTDKNGKVMTCQGIVKEMASENNLKDEEIPNYLLEKYIDVKLFGAVITKPKYDITGPLQIAWSKSVHEADVKFMQGNAAYASGEGKDQASIWSKFISPYALFKTYAVYNDKVAEKQGINVSDDDLNDFKDALLNGLKNYRSTSKNQMPRLLIEVIYNNNKLDGELNYVDITYENQDLELRDISQVVINLGKLSEYALEKSASIEKIIIYKHKNVNLINVPENAEENLI; via the coding sequence ATGGTAAATTCAAGAGAATTTTTATTAATATGGGATAGTACAATGGCAAATCCAAATGGTGATATGTTAAATGATAATAAACCAAGACAGGATGAAGCCACAGGGCAACTTGAGGTTTCTGATGTTAGGATAAAAAGATTTATTCGTGACCACTGGATTTCGAATGGAAAAAATGTGCTTGTACAGACAAAAACTGACAAAAATGGAAAAGTAATGACTTGTCAAGGAATTGTTAAAGAAATGGCATCAGAAAATAACTTAAAAGACGAAGAAATTCCAAATTATCTTTTGGAAAAGTATATCGATGTAAAACTGTTTGGTGCAGTAATTACAAAGCCAAAATATGATATCACAGGCCCCCTTCAAATTGCATGGAGCAAATCCGTTCACGAAGCAGATGTAAAATTCATGCAAGGAAATGCAGCATATGCAAGTGGCGAAGGAAAAGATCAGGCATCCATATGGTCTAAATTTATTTCACCTTACGCACTTTTTAAAACATATGCAGTCTACAATGACAAAGTTGCAGAAAAACAAGGAATAAATGTTTCAGATGATGATTTAAACGATTTTAAAGATGCATTACTTAATGGACTGAAAAATTACCGGAGTACCTCAAAAAATCAGATGCCTAGACTGTTAATTGAAGTAATTTATAATAATAACAAGTTAGATGGGGAATTAAATTACGTTGATATTACTTATGAAAATCAGGACCTTGAATTAAGGGATATTTCGCAAGTTGTTATTAATTTGGGTAAACTTTCAGAATATGCTCTTGAAAAGTCAGCAAGTATTGAAAAAATTATAATTTATAAACATAAGAATGTTAACTTAATAAATGTGCCAGAAAATGCTGAAGAAAACTTAATTTAA